A stretch of the Geovibrio thiophilus genome encodes the following:
- the kdsA gene encoding 3-deoxy-8-phosphooctulonate synthase: MTDLYEKLKAEPFIIAGPCVIESRDMIMRLCEKLKEITERQKFTFVFKASFDKANRTSITSFRGPGLEEGLDILAEAKARFDVPVTTDIHEPSQAKRTGSVVDIVQIPAFLCRQTDLLISAADTGKIVNIKKAQFLSGVDMEYPVKKVEDSGNRKIMLTERGSMFGYNNLVVDYRNIIDMAALGYPVVMDATHSVQRPGGLAGKSGGDGRLAPQMAYAAAAVGTKGFFFEAHENPSEAKSDGPNMIPLKDFENVLKKLKRIMDAVKG; the protein is encoded by the coding sequence ATGACAGATTTATACGAAAAGCTTAAGGCAGAACCCTTCATAATTGCGGGTCCCTGTGTGATCGAAAGCAGAGACATGATAATGAGACTCTGCGAAAAGCTGAAAGAGATCACCGAAAGACAGAAATTCACATTCGTCTTCAAGGCATCCTTCGACAAGGCGAACCGCACATCCATAACATCTTTCAGAGGACCGGGGCTTGAGGAAGGGCTCGACATACTCGCCGAAGCAAAAGCCAGATTCGATGTTCCGGTAACAACCGACATCCACGAACCTTCGCAGGCAAAACGTACTGGCTCCGTCGTTGACATAGTGCAGATTCCCGCTTTTCTGTGCAGGCAGACAGATCTCCTCATCAGCGCTGCGGATACGGGTAAAATAGTCAACATCAAAAAAGCGCAGTTCCTCTCCGGCGTTGATATGGAGTATCCTGTAAAAAAGGTTGAGGATTCCGGCAACAGAAAAATCATGCTTACCGAAAGGGGAAGCATGTTCGGGTATAATAACCTAGTGGTGGATTACAGAAATATTATAGACATGGCGGCACTCGGCTACCCTGTGGTCATGGACGCCACACACTCCGTACAGAGACCGGGCGGACTGGCGGGAAAAAGCGGCGGTGACGGCAGACTGGCGCCCCAGATGGCTTACGCCGCTGCGGCAGTTGGCACAAAAGGCTTCTTCTTTGAAGCGCATGAAAACCCGTCGGAAGCCAAATCGGACGGTCCAAACATGATCCCCCTGAAAGACTTTGAAAATGTACTGAAAAAACTGAAAAGGATAATGGACGCGGTGAAGGGATAG
- a CDS encoding amino acid ABC transporter permease: MTRSGKDLAWNIAFYALIAAMLGALYVATLKIDYKWRWNRIPQFIIYSAEETVKAPFDGRAVVEKGRISIVPHDGGEPFVVEKPQESKLGDGATVLKGNTVAVNKSWKAGPLLIGLATTLQISFFSIIFAIIIGVFAGLARISRNPLFKKLSILYVELIRGTPLLVQIFIFYFFIGTVLSLDRFTAGVAALAVFTGAYVAEIVRAGIQSIHKGQMEAARSLGMSYTKAMIHVVLPQAVKRTLPPMAGQFISLIKDSSLVSVISITDLTKAGREISATTFSPFETWFTVALLYLVLTSGLSVLVQKLEKRMASSD, from the coding sequence GTGACCCGTTCAGGAAAAGACCTCGCTTGGAATATAGCGTTTTATGCGCTGATTGCCGCTATGCTCGGCGCTCTGTATGTGGCGACCCTTAAGATCGACTACAAATGGCGCTGGAACAGGATACCGCAGTTTATCATCTATTCTGCGGAGGAGACAGTCAAAGCCCCTTTTGACGGCAGAGCCGTTGTTGAAAAAGGGAGAATAAGCATTGTCCCCCATGACGGAGGAGAACCCTTCGTTGTGGAGAAGCCGCAGGAAAGCAAACTGGGCGACGGAGCCACTGTACTGAAAGGGAACACTGTTGCCGTTAATAAATCGTGGAAGGCAGGTCCGCTTTTAATCGGGCTTGCCACCACACTTCAAATATCTTTTTTCTCAATAATATTCGCCATCATCATCGGCGTTTTCGCGGGGCTGGCGAGAATTTCGCGCAATCCGCTGTTTAAAAAGCTCTCGATCCTTTATGTGGAGCTGATCAGGGGCACTCCGCTTCTGGTGCAGATATTCATATTCTATTTTTTCATCGGAACCGTTCTCTCCCTTGACCGCTTTACGGCGGGCGTGGCGGCTCTGGCTGTGTTCACCGGCGCATATGTGGCGGAGATCGTCCGCGCGGGGATACAGTCGATTCACAAAGGGCAGATGGAGGCGGCAAGAAGTCTGGGTATGAGCTATACCAAGGCGATGATACATGTCGTTCTGCCGCAGGCTGTCAAAAGAACGCTGCCGCCCATGGCAGGTCAGTTCATATCCCTTATCAAAGACTCTTCCCTTGTTTCGGTTATTTCAATCACCGACCTCACCAAGGCAGGAAGGGAGATAAGCGCCACCACTTTCAGCCCGTTTGAGACTTGGTTCACGGTTGCGCTTCTTTATCTGGTGCTCACATCAGGGCTTTCCGTTCTGGTGCAGAAGCTTGAAAAGAGAATGGCAAGCAGTGATTAA
- a CDS encoding tetratricopeptide repeat protein: MGKPTMVKGANALEEKNFSKAYRIFSVLADENVPEAVFALGTMYENGFGLPQDLRRALKLYIASARRGVNEGSYRAAMILIKGDTGHKDPLLAVKLLEEAAERGHDKSQYKLGFYHQSAKYVLRDYDKSFAYYRKAAEQGNSDAQNKLGLMHAAGKGTLKDYEEAVKWLTMAAGQRHPEALYNLACMYHEGKGVKADLKKAVRLFRLSMKAYG, encoded by the coding sequence GTGGGGAAACCCACTATGGTGAAAGGGGCAAACGCTCTTGAGGAGAAGAATTTCTCAAAGGCTTACAGGATTTTTTCTGTCCTTGCGGATGAAAATGTGCCTGAGGCTGTGTTTGCTCTGGGAACAATGTATGAAAACGGATTCGGGCTCCCTCAGGATCTCAGGCGCGCGCTGAAACTGTACATAGCCTCCGCCAGAAGAGGCGTAAACGAGGGTTCATACCGTGCGGCGATGATACTGATCAAAGGGGACACAGGTCACAAGGATCCTTTGCTCGCGGTGAAGCTGCTTGAGGAAGCGGCGGAGCGGGGGCATGACAAGTCGCAGTATAAGCTTGGATTCTACCATCAGTCGGCAAAATATGTGCTGCGGGACTATGATAAAAGCTTCGCCTATTACCGGAAAGCGGCGGAGCAAGGGAACTCGGACGCACAGAACAAGCTGGGACTCATGCACGCAGCGGGAAAGGGCACTCTGAAAGACTATGAGGAGGCTGTAAAATGGCTCACCATGGCTGCCGGACAGAGGCACCCTGAGGCGCTGTACAATCTCGCCTGCATGTATCACGAAGGGAAAGGGGTAAAGGCAGACCTGAAGAAGGCTGTGCGGCTGTTCAGGCTTTCCATGAAGGCGTACGGGTAA
- a CDS encoding GGDEF domain-containing protein has protein sequence MNLYYEGVRMLPQHWKEHLSKVEHAFQPIVNPFSGVTFAVEALLRGWERCGFDSIAEFFDTAFRENLLFEVDLELRRKAMMKFRTIEGFRKMKLFYNYDIRIVNMPDFTKGRTKALLTANDLEPDAFCFEISERHKHSFIKNTKNIFENVKQYGCRIAIDDFGAGFANFELFYYSEPNFLKIDKFLIQGIDEDIKKKKYCSNLTGLAHFFGITIVAEGVETKKEFLTCKEMGFDLIQGYFIQKPSVDVKDIMPVYSSVQYIDQTDKRNLSEDAYLISNEIVKLSPVNVSESAERVLENIRNHMNVPIVPIVDDTDMPLGIISERNLKEYLYHPFGKELLHNKSLTVNIRKFITSCPIVEINVPIEKILELFVANKETDGVIITKGLKYFGFLTAQSLLNTLNEKNLAFARDMNPLTKLSGNSLINGYLNDAFRDEHSQYFLVYFDFDNFKPFNDRFGFRQGDRAIVLFSDILKKDFSGKNEFIGHIGGDDFFGGISCNGMVCAMAVDKIRKTIKKFTDSVISFYSPSEVKQGYYTGKDRQGNDSVFPLLSISAAIIELPSGRREHTPDEIANILADLKKKAKSSEEKIAVASISEALAETTH, from the coding sequence GTGAATCTTTATTATGAAGGTGTGCGGATGCTTCCTCAGCATTGGAAAGAACATTTATCAAAGGTTGAACACGCATTCCAGCCGATCGTAAATCCCTTTTCCGGCGTAACCTTTGCCGTGGAGGCGCTCCTGCGCGGCTGGGAGAGATGCGGCTTTGACTCCATTGCGGAGTTTTTCGATACTGCGTTCAGGGAGAACCTGCTTTTTGAGGTGGATCTGGAACTGAGGCGAAAGGCGATGATGAAGTTCCGCACCATAGAGGGCTTCCGCAAGATGAAGCTTTTTTACAACTACGACATACGCATAGTAAACATGCCTGATTTCACGAAGGGGCGCACCAAGGCTCTCCTCACAGCCAACGATCTTGAGCCGGATGCCTTCTGCTTTGAAATATCCGAACGCCACAAGCACAGTTTCATAAAAAACACCAAGAATATTTTTGAAAATGTGAAGCAGTACGGCTGCCGCATAGCCATAGACGATTTCGGCGCGGGGTTTGCCAACTTCGAGCTTTTCTACTATTCGGAGCCAAACTTCCTTAAGATAGACAAGTTTCTCATTCAGGGAATAGACGAGGACATCAAAAAGAAAAAGTATTGCAGCAATCTGACAGGTCTTGCTCATTTCTTCGGCATAACAATAGTCGCCGAAGGAGTGGAGACGAAGAAGGAGTTCCTCACCTGCAAGGAGATGGGCTTTGACCTTATTCAGGGTTACTTCATACAGAAGCCTTCCGTTGATGTTAAAGATATTATGCCCGTTTACAGCTCGGTGCAGTACATCGATCAGACGGACAAACGCAACCTCAGTGAGGATGCCTACCTCATATCAAACGAAATAGTAAAGCTCAGCCCGGTGAACGTCAGCGAATCCGCCGAACGGGTGCTTGAAAATATCCGCAATCATATGAACGTGCCCATCGTCCCCATCGTGGATGATACGGACATGCCGCTTGGAATAATCAGTGAGCGCAACCTCAAGGAATATCTGTATCACCCCTTCGGCAAGGAGCTTCTGCATAACAAATCGCTCACTGTGAATATTCGCAAGTTCATAACCTCCTGCCCGATTGTTGAGATTAACGTTCCCATTGAGAAGATCCTTGAGCTGTTCGTGGCAAATAAGGAAACTGACGGGGTTATCATCACCAAGGGACTGAAATATTTCGGTTTTCTCACCGCTCAGTCACTCCTCAACACGCTGAACGAGAAGAATCTCGCCTTCGCCCGTGACATGAACCCGCTGACCAAGCTCTCCGGCAACAGCCTGATAAACGGCTACCTCAACGACGCGTTCAGGGACGAGCACAGCCAGTATTTTCTTGTATATTTCGATTTTGACAACTTCAAGCCGTTCAACGACCGCTTCGGCTTCCGTCAGGGGGACAGGGCTATTGTCCTTTTCTCTGACATTCTTAAAAAGGATTTCAGCGGCAAAAACGAATTCATCGGTCATATCGGCGGGGATGATTTCTTCGGCGGAATAAGCTGCAACGGCATGGTATGCGCCATGGCTGTGGACAAAATCAGGAAGACAATCAAAAAATTCACCGATTCTGTAATCTCCTTCTACTCACCGTCCGAGGTCAAGCAGGGCTACTACACAGGCAAGGACAGGCAGGGGAACGACTCGGTATTTCCTCTTTTAAGCATAAGCGCCGCAATTATAGAACTTCCTTCAGGGAGGAGGGAACATACACCGGATGAGATAGCGAACATTCTGGCGGATCTGAAAAAGAAAGCCAAGTCATCGGAGGAAAAAATAGCCGTAGCCTCAATAAGTGAGGCTCTGGCGGAAACAACTCACTGA
- a CDS encoding amino acid ABC transporter ATP-binding protein, whose product MIKARDVVKTYPNGVQALKGVDLDVAQGEVVVIIGPSGSGKSTMLRTLNLLEGVTSGEIEIDGNSLTHPKTNINKLREDVGMVFQSFNLFPHKTVLGNITLAPLKVKGIKQSEAVKIAENLLVKVGLADKRDSYPSQLSGGQQQRVAIARALAMHPKVMLFDEPTSALDPEMIGEVLDVIKTLAREGMTMVVVTHEMGFAREVSDRVIFMDEGLKIEENTPEEIYNNPQNDRLKKFLSQIL is encoded by the coding sequence ATGATTAAAGCAAGAGATGTTGTAAAAACTTATCCCAACGGCGTTCAGGCGCTCAAGGGTGTCGATCTGGATGTAGCTCAGGGTGAGGTGGTGGTTATCATCGGTCCTTCAGGCTCGGGCAAATCCACAATGCTGAGAACACTTAATCTCCTTGAGGGGGTAACCTCCGGAGAGATAGAGATAGACGGGAACTCACTCACACATCCCAAAACGAATATAAACAAGCTCCGTGAGGATGTGGGAATGGTTTTCCAGAGCTTCAACCTCTTTCCCCACAAGACTGTGTTGGGCAATATCACCCTCGCGCCCTTGAAGGTCAAGGGGATAAAGCAGAGCGAAGCGGTAAAAATAGCCGAAAACCTGCTGGTAAAAGTTGGTCTGGCAGATAAGCGTGACAGCTACCCGTCGCAGCTTTCAGGCGGTCAGCAGCAGAGGGTGGCGATAGCCAGAGCCCTTGCCATGCACCCCAAGGTTATGCTTTTTGACGAGCCCACCAGCGCCCTTGATCCCGAGATGATAGGAGAGGTGCTTGATGTTATAAAAACCCTTGCCAGAGAGGGGATGACAATGGTTGTGGTTACACACGAAATGGGCTTCGCCCGTGAGGTGTCCGATCGTGTCATCTTCATGGATGAAGGGCTTAAAATCGAAGAGAACACTCCTGAGGAGATCTATAACAATCCTCAAAACGACAGGCTGAAGAAGTTCCTCAGCCAGATACTGTAA
- a CDS encoding DNA-methyltransferase, translated as MKHLPDESIDVIITSPPYNLKNSTGNGMKDGRGGKWSNAQLINGYDKHADSMPYDEYVKWQRECLSEMMRLLKNDGAIFYNHKWRVQGGLLQDRHDIVSGFPVRQIIIWRRKGGINFNKGYFLPTYEVIYLIAKPKFTLVSKANSYGDVWEFMQEMNNPHPAPFPVDLIERIVSSTHAKLILDPFMGSGTTAIAARNQGRNFIGIDISEEYCKMAQKRLSEV; from the coding sequence ATGAAGCATCTTCCAGATGAAAGTATTGATGTAATTATCACATCCCCTCCCTATAACCTAAAAAACTCAACAGGAAACGGTATGAAGGATGGAAGAGGAGGGAAATGGAGTAATGCCCAGCTTATCAATGGGTATGATAAACATGCCGACAGTATGCCATATGATGAGTATGTTAAATGGCAGCGCGAATGCCTAAGCGAGATGATGCGCTTGCTTAAAAATGATGGCGCAATTTTCTATAATCACAAATGGCGTGTACAAGGTGGGTTGCTCCAAGACAGGCATGATATTGTATCGGGTTTTCCGGTAAGGCAAATAATTATTTGGAGACGAAAAGGCGGAATCAATTTTAATAAAGGCTATTTTCTGCCAACTTATGAGGTTATTTATTTAATTGCGAAGCCCAAATTTACTCTAGTTTCTAAAGCCAACAGTTATGGCGATGTGTGGGAATTTATGCAGGAAATGAATAACCCTCACCCAGCCCCCTTTCCTGTTGATTTAATTGAAAGAATTGTCTCGAGTACACATGCAAAGCTTATTTTAGATCCTTTCATGGGAAGTGGCACAACAGCCATCGCAGCAAGAAATCAGGGACGTAATTTCATAGGAATAGACATATCTGAAGAGTATTGCAAAATGGCTCAAAAAAGGCTGAGCGAGGTCTAA
- a CDS encoding aldehyde dehydrogenase family protein, translating into MGFKKLFIDGKWTDTGKYLEVKNPYDGSAAGTVCTADRALTEKAIAAAFNARKVMASLTAKQKGDILDKTGSLIAKYSEDFARIITAEAGKGIVFSRGEAGRTAENFRFAADEARRLGGELIPYDASASGANRFGYYKRFPIGVVGAITPFNFPLNLVAHKVGPAIAAGCPIVLKPASSTPLTAVLLTEVLLEAGLPECGINLVVGSGSVVGNAMVESELINMLTFTGSPSVGLGIKAKAGIKKVTLELGSNSAAVIHEDADIAYAVPKCVVGGFANSGQVCISIQRIYIHEKRYDEFRDMFVKSVKASGFGDPADEKILVGPMIEESEAARVESWIKDAAAKGAKVLTGGGRRGTMLEPTVLEDVDETMTVVSEEAFAPLVCLMKYRTLEEAVERVNNSQFGLQAGIFTNDIKNAFYAIEHMEVGGVMVNDMPTFRVDQMPYGGVKLSGTGREGPRFAVEEMTELKTVMFNLN; encoded by the coding sequence ATGGGTTTCAAGAAGCTGTTCATAGACGGCAAATGGACCGACACCGGCAAATACCTTGAGGTAAAGAACCCTTATGACGGCTCAGCGGCGGGCACGGTTTGCACCGCAGACAGAGCCCTGACGGAAAAAGCTATCGCAGCGGCTTTCAATGCCCGCAAGGTAATGGCATCCCTCACCGCAAAGCAGAAAGGGGACATACTGGATAAAACAGGTTCCCTCATCGCAAAATATTCAGAAGATTTCGCAAGAATAATAACCGCCGAAGCGGGCAAAGGCATAGTCTTTTCCAGAGGCGAAGCCGGCAGAACAGCAGAGAACTTCAGGTTCGCCGCTGATGAGGCAAGGCGTCTCGGCGGGGAGCTCATACCCTATGACGCTTCCGCTTCCGGCGCAAACCGCTTCGGCTATTATAAACGTTTCCCCATAGGCGTTGTAGGCGCAATAACCCCTTTCAATTTCCCCTTAAACCTTGTGGCGCATAAGGTCGGTCCCGCAATCGCCGCAGGCTGCCCCATCGTGCTGAAACCCGCTTCCTCAACTCCGCTCACTGCCGTGCTCCTCACTGAGGTTCTCCTTGAGGCAGGGCTTCCTGAATGCGGCATAAACCTTGTGGTGGGCTCAGGCTCGGTTGTAGGCAATGCCATGGTGGAATCAGAGCTTATAAATATGCTCACCTTCACAGGCTCCCCGTCAGTTGGGCTGGGCATCAAGGCGAAGGCGGGGATCAAGAAGGTTACCCTTGAACTGGGCTCCAACTCGGCGGCGGTAATCCATGAGGACGCGGATATTGCCTACGCCGTGCCGAAATGTGTTGTGGGCGGCTTCGCCAATTCCGGTCAGGTGTGCATCAGCATTCAGAGAATATACATCCACGAGAAGAGATACGATGAGTTCCGTGATATGTTCGTAAAAAGCGTTAAGGCAAGCGGCTTCGGCGATCCGGCGGATGAAAAAATCCTTGTGGGTCCCATGATAGAGGAATCCGAAGCGGCGAGGGTTGAGAGCTGGATAAAAGACGCGGCGGCAAAGGGCGCAAAAGTTCTCACCGGCGGCGGACGCAGGGGAACAATGCTTGAGCCGACGGTTCTTGAAGATGTGGACGAAACAATGACAGTGGTCAGCGAGGAGGCGTTCGCCCCTCTCGTATGCCTTATGAAATACAGAACCCTTGAGGAAGCTGTGGAGAGGGTGAATAACTCCCAGTTCGGTCTTCAGGCGGGGATATTCACCAACGACATCAAAAACGCCTTCTACGCCATAGAGCATATGGAGGTGGGCGGAGTGATGGTGAACGACATGCCGACATTCAGGGTGGATCAGATGCCATACGGCGGCGTGAAGCTCAGCGGAACAGGCAGGGAAGGTCCCCGATTCGCCGTGGAAGAAATGACTGAACTAAAAACAGTTATGTTCAATCTTAACTAA
- a CDS encoding transporter substrate-binding domain-containing protein, producing the protein MKKILVILAVMLMSFACSSEKKEASTTEAAPAPAATGSVLDEIVKRGELHVGLEAGYMPFELKNKQGDIVGFDVDMAERMAKDLGVKLVLVNTAWDGIIPSLLTKKFDIIMSGMTVTPERNVQVNFASPYITIGQTILIHKKHEGVVKSYADLNDPKYIISTKLGVTADYATKRFMPNATIRLFETEQEAVMEVINGKADAFVYDLPYNASFFSQNSENLVFLDDPFTYEPLAWAVRKGDYDFMNWLNNFLAQVKGDGFYEETYNKWFLTSDWLKDVQE; encoded by the coding sequence ATGAAAAAAATACTGGTAATTCTTGCCGTAATGCTGATGAGCTTTGCATGCTCATCCGAAAAAAAAGAGGCATCAACAACAGAAGCCGCTCCCGCACCCGCCGCGACAGGTTCCGTCCTTGACGAAATCGTGAAAAGAGGCGAGCTTCACGTGGGTCTTGAAGCCGGTTATATGCCCTTCGAGCTTAAAAACAAACAGGGCGACATAGTCGGCTTCGATGTTGACATGGCTGAAAGAATGGCTAAAGACCTTGGTGTTAAGCTTGTTCTCGTAAACACAGCGTGGGACGGAATCATCCCTTCACTTCTCACTAAAAAGTTTGACATTATCATGTCCGGCATGACGGTAACCCCCGAAAGAAATGTTCAGGTTAACTTCGCCAGCCCTTATATAACAATAGGTCAGACTATACTTATTCATAAAAAACACGAAGGCGTTGTTAAAAGCTATGCTGATCTTAACGATCCCAAATACATAATCTCCACAAAACTCGGCGTAACCGCTGACTACGCAACTAAGAGATTTATGCCCAACGCAACAATCAGACTGTTTGAAACCGAGCAGGAAGCTGTTATGGAAGTTATCAACGGAAAAGCTGACGCTTTCGTTTATGACCTTCCCTACAACGCGTCTTTCTTCTCACAGAACAGCGAAAACCTTGTTTTCCTTGATGATCCCTTCACCTATGAGCCCCTCGCATGGGCGGTCAGAAAAGGCGATTATGATTTCATGAACTGGCTGAACAACTTCCTTGCACAGGTCAAGGGTGACGGCTTCTATGAGGAAACATACAACAAATGGTTCCTTACCAGCGACTGGCTGAAAGACGTTCAGGAATAA
- the nth gene encoding endonuclease III, with amino-acid sequence MDKKTKVLRLMEFLDSRYANAECSLRHENPFQLLTATILSAQCTDARVNIVTEELFRKYPTPKDLADADMEELCGDIKPTGFFRNKAKSLIGMGKKLVSNHGGEVPGTMEELIKIPGVGRKTANVILGNCFGRPAVVVDTHVKRIAFRIGLTGNTDPEKIEQDLIKIIPPERSAEWSHQVILFGREICTARAPKCGECPVNGICADYAARIKKHFKP; translated from the coding sequence ATGGATAAAAAGACAAAAGTTTTAAGACTCATGGAGTTTCTGGACAGCCGCTACGCAAACGCCGAATGCTCACTGAGGCATGAAAACCCGTTTCAGCTACTCACCGCGACTATTCTCAGCGCCCAGTGCACTGACGCGCGTGTGAATATAGTGACGGAGGAACTGTTCAGGAAATATCCCACACCCAAGGATCTTGCGGATGCGGATATGGAAGAGTTGTGCGGGGATATAAAGCCCACGGGCTTCTTCCGCAACAAAGCGAAAAGCCTAATCGGAATGGGCAAAAAGCTTGTCAGTAACCACGGCGGCGAAGTGCCGGGCACCATGGAGGAGCTGATCAAAATTCCCGGAGTGGGCAGAAAAACGGCAAACGTTATTCTCGGCAACTGTTTCGGAAGACCTGCCGTGGTGGTGGACACCCATGTGAAGCGTATCGCCTTCCGCATAGGACTCACCGGAAACACAGACCCGGAGAAGATCGAGCAGGATCTCATTAAAATCATTCCCCCTGAGCGCAGCGCCGAATGGTCGCATCAGGTGATACTCTTCGGGCGGGAGATCTGCACAGCCCGCGCGCCAAAGTGCGGCGAATGTCCGGTTAACGGAATATGCGCAGATTACGCGGCGAGAATCAAAAAGCATTTTAAACCTTGA
- a CDS encoding cob(I)yrinic acid a,c-diamide adenosyltransferase: MTLNRGFVQIYTGKGKGKTTAALGLALRGAGAGLKVYIGQFLKSGRYSENISIHSLAKNIVMEAYGNDRFICGEPCTEEIRLAEEGLKKAGAALLSGEYDIVILDEINVALALGLIREEDVAEMIRMRPKTAELVLTGRNAPASIMDLADLITEMKEIKHYFSCGVEAREGIEK, translated from the coding sequence ATGACGCTGAACAGGGGATTCGTCCAGATTTACACGGGAAAAGGTAAAGGCAAAACAACCGCCGCTCTCGGTCTCGCCCTCAGGGGAGCCGGAGCCGGACTCAAGGTATACATAGGTCAGTTTCTCAAAAGCGGCAGATACTCCGAAAACATATCGATTCACTCCCTTGCAAAAAACATTGTCATGGAAGCCTACGGAAATGACCGCTTCATCTGCGGTGAACCGTGCACAGAGGAGATACGCCTCGCTGAGGAGGGGCTTAAAAAAGCCGGAGCCGCTCTGCTGTCCGGTGAATATGACATAGTTATTCTTGATGAAATCAATGTCGCACTCGCCCTCGGTCTCATAAGAGAGGAGGATGTGGCGGAGATGATCAGAATGCGCCCGAAAACTGCCGAACTCGTGCTCACCGGCAGAAACGCCCCCGCCTCAATCATGGACCTTGCCGACCTCATCACCGAAATGAAGGAGATAAAGCATTATTTCTCCTGCGGAGTGGAGGCAAGGGAAGGGATTGAGAAATAA
- a CDS encoding lytic murein transglycosylase, giving the protein MKKLLTTLILVALTGTPSLAVPLTDDALAFADRLHTKYGIDPLKTVLLIQNAEYSDKALSLMDRQFEKSGWGIYKKGIVTDNRSNKGGRFYLEHRPSLELAYMQYGVTPEIIAAILAVETNYGDYKLPHRAVDVLSTLGFHYPRRADYFRSELEALIVHTEKSGIDPLSVKSSYAGAVGIPQFMPSNINKFGVDFGGDNLIDLVNSRTDAIGSVGNYLAKFGWQKDKPTAIKLSGAGFDSFLGQGYDPKFTVKELEDGGIIFALPADPEEKVNVIRLRTDKGFEHWAIFSNFRTIMRYNNSANYALAVLLISKNIEEERKRLEAENR; this is encoded by the coding sequence ATGAAAAAACTTTTAACTACACTCATTCTTGTTGCCTTAACCGGAACACCCTCCCTTGCCGTGCCGCTCACAGACGACGCCCTCGCATTTGCCGACAGGCTGCACACAAAATACGGCATAGACCCGCTGAAAACTGTTCTGCTTATCCAGAACGCAGAATACTCTGACAAGGCTCTCTCCCTCATGGACAGGCAGTTCGAGAAAAGCGGCTGGGGTATCTACAAAAAAGGAATAGTAACTGATAACCGCAGCAATAAAGGCGGCAGATTCTATCTTGAGCACAGACCCAGCTTAGAGCTTGCCTATATGCAGTACGGAGTTACCCCTGAGATAATAGCCGCCATACTCGCCGTGGAAACCAACTACGGCGACTATAAGCTGCCTCACAGAGCTGTGGATGTGCTCTCCACACTCGGCTTTCACTATCCCAGACGGGCGGATTACTTCCGCTCGGAGCTTGAAGCGCTCATTGTGCACACCGAAAAAAGCGGCATAGACCCCTTATCCGTCAAAAGCTCATACGCGGGCGCTGTGGGCATACCTCAGTTTATGCCAAGCAATATAAACAAATTCGGAGTGGATTTCGGCGGTGATAACCTCATTGATCTGGTAAACAGCAGAACGGACGCAATAGGAAGCGTTGGGAACTATCTGGCTAAGTTCGGCTGGCAGAAGGACAAGCCCACAGCCATAAAACTCAGCGGTGCAGGATTTGACAGCTTCCTAGGTCAGGGGTACGATCCGAAATTCACTGTCAAGGAACTTGAAGACGGAGGAATAATCTTTGCCCTGCCAGCAGATCCGGAGGAGAAAGTGAACGTAATCCGTCTCCGGACTGACAAAGGATTTGAGCATTGGGCGATATTCAGTAATTTCAGAACAATCATGCGCTACAATAACAGCGCCAACTACGCTCTGGCTGTTCTTCTCATAAGCAAAAACATTGAAGAGGAAAGAAAGAGGCTGGAAGCGGAAAACCGGTAA